A genome region from Leptospira langatensis includes the following:
- a CDS encoding long-chain fatty acid--CoA ligase: protein MRSTMMDYPLVLPSILKRAKDAHPHKEIVTKWHDESIQRYTYGDFYKRTIRLMNALRKAGVKPEEAIATFCLNHSVHLELYFAIPSIRAVLHTINVRLFPEQLVYIINEAKDKFIFVDKSLATALEKNLDQIKDVQKFIIIDDKENIPFPNLPNSISYEDFLATGDDVERFEAIDEFEAACICYTSGTTGNPKGVVYSHRSTYLHSMSVCMGDALALCENETVLPVVPMFHVNSWGIPFASVMTGCKLVFPGKHLLGAALAELLESEEVTLTAGVPTVWNVLYQHLKKTKYNLKLHTMVVGGSAAPRGLIEGFEKDFGISILHAWGMTETSPVGTVSRPRSFMKNWEDEERYSYRAKQGVAMAGVEIRAIDDDGKDVPKDGHTPGELLVRGPWITGSYRSGVSPESFTADGWFRTGDVVVLDQYGYMQITDRKKDLIKTRGEWISSVDMENLVMADPDVLEAAVVGRKDPVRDEAPVVFIVPVEGKSVDPKKILERLKEHFAHWQLPKMDDIRSVPSVPKTSVGKFDKKILRKQLEE, encoded by the coding sequence ATGCGTTCCACAATGATGGACTATCCCCTAGTACTTCCTTCTATTCTTAAAAGAGCGAAGGATGCTCATCCACATAAAGAAATCGTAACGAAGTGGCATGATGAATCTATCCAACGATATACGTATGGAGATTTTTATAAGAGAACCATCCGATTGATGAACGCACTTCGAAAAGCTGGAGTAAAACCGGAAGAAGCGATTGCCACTTTTTGTCTAAACCATTCCGTACACTTAGAACTGTATTTTGCCATCCCTTCCATTCGCGCCGTCTTGCATACGATCAACGTCCGATTATTTCCGGAACAATTGGTCTATATCATCAACGAAGCGAAAGACAAATTCATCTTCGTAGACAAATCCTTGGCCACTGCCTTAGAGAAAAATTTGGATCAGATCAAGGATGTGCAAAAGTTTATCATTATAGATGATAAAGAGAATATTCCATTCCCAAATCTGCCAAATTCCATTTCATACGAAGACTTCTTAGCTACAGGAGATGATGTTGAACGTTTCGAAGCCATCGATGAATTTGAAGCAGCGTGCATTTGTTATACTTCCGGAACCACAGGAAATCCAAAGGGAGTCGTTTACTCCCATAGGTCTACCTATCTACATTCCATGTCTGTGTGCATGGGAGATGCTTTAGCATTATGTGAGAACGAAACCGTCCTTCCTGTAGTCCCCATGTTCCATGTAAACTCTTGGGGAATCCCTTTCGCATCCGTAATGACAGGATGCAAGTTGGTGTTTCCCGGAAAGCATCTTTTAGGCGCTGCTTTGGCGGAACTCTTGGAATCCGAAGAAGTCACTCTTACTGCCGGTGTCCCTACAGTCTGGAATGTACTCTACCAACACTTAAAGAAAACGAAATATAATCTCAAACTACATACGATGGTAGTGGGCGGTTCCGCCGCTCCTAGAGGTCTGATAGAAGGCTTCGAAAAGGATTTCGGGATCTCCATATTGCATGCCTGGGGAATGACGGAAACTTCTCCGGTAGGAACCGTTTCCAGGCCGAGAAGCTTTATGAAAAATTGGGAGGACGAAGAACGTTATTCTTACCGAGCAAAGCAAGGAGTGGCTATGGCAGGAGTGGAGATCCGCGCCATAGACGATGACGGTAAGGATGTTCCGAAAGATGGACATACTCCAGGAGAGCTTTTAGTAAGAGGGCCTTGGATCACAGGCTCCTATCGAAGTGGAGTCTCTCCCGAATCTTTCACTGCGGATGGTTGGTTTCGCACGGGGGATGTAGTAGTCCTAGACCAATACGGTTATATGCAGATTACGGATCGCAAGAAGGATCTCATCAAGACGAGAGGAGAATGGATCTCTAGCGTCGATATGGAGAATCTTGTCATGGCAGATCCTGATGTTTTAGAAGCGGCCGTAGTAGGAAGAAAGGATCCGGTGAGAGACGAAGCACCTGTAGTATTCATTGTCCCGGTCGAAGGTAAATCAGTGGATCCCAAAAAGATCCTAGAAAGATTAAAGGAGCATTTTGCTCACTGGCAACTTCCTAAAATGGATGATATACGGTCGGTCCCTTCCGTTCCAAAGACTAGCGTTGGTAAATTCGATAAGAAAATTTTAAGAAAACAATTAGAAGAATAG